The window cacactcactcacactcacacacacacacacacacacacacacacactcacacacactcacacacacacacacacacacacacacacactcactcacacacacacacacacacacacacacacacacacacacacactcacacacactcacacacacacacacacacactcacacacactcacacacacacacacacacacacactcactcacacacacacacacacacacacactcacacacacacacacacacacacacacacacacacacacacacacacacacacacacacacagtcttttccGGCGTGACTGCAGAAGAAGATGCTTCTCGTGTTAGTTTTGCTGCATTTAATCTCGATGATTTTATATGGTAAGTTATGATTTTTTCTTCCATACAGTTTTCGCAGTACGGAGTAAACTCGCAGGATTTATATTGTCTACTATTTCCACATATAAGTTTACATTTCTTATTCGAAACGAGGATCACTTTATTCTTTTAAACGTCTGTTTGCGTTTAACAGCCCTGAAATCAAACTACGATATTAGATTGGTATTTAGCTAAGAGGATCAGATTCCAGCTTTATAGAGCAGTTAAACTTTCTAGAATAAAATGATTGTTCCTGTTTGTTCTACAGGTGTGTTTGGTGCTGATACAGATAAAGTGAAGTCAGTGTCAGTGATGGAGGGTGATTCTGTCACTTTACACACTGATCTTACTGAAATACAAGATGATGATCTGATAGAGTGGATGTTTGGAGCTCAGAATCCAGATACTGTTATAGCAGAAATCTACAGAGAAGCAAATATGACCTTTTTAAACATGGATCAGTTCAGAGGGAGACTGCAGATGAATCATAAAACTGGAGATCTCACCATCGCAAACATCAGAACCACAGACACTGGACTTTATAAAGTAGAGTTCATCATAAATACAATGCCAGTCAAGATATTCAATGTTACTGTTTATGGTGAGTACAGAAATGATCAGTGTCAGTGTCACAGATCACAATACGCGGTGGctgctttttatattatttactctGAATTATCTTTATTCTCTCGTGTATTTCAGCTCTGCCTGTTCCCGTCATCATCAGAGACTCTTCTCAGTGTTCTTCAAGATCtaaatgtgtgttggtgtgttcagTGGTGAATGTGACACAGATGACTCTCTCCTGGTAcaaaggaaacagtttattcTCCTCCATCAGTGTGTCTGATCTCAACAGCAGTCTCTCTCTACCTCTGGAGGTGGAATATCAGgagaacaacatctacagctgtgTGCTCAACAATCACATCAGAAACCAGACGAAACATCTCAACATTACTGATGTCTGTCAGCCGTGTTCAGGTACAGTGGTGATATTAGTGTTTATTTATCTGCAGTTGTTATATAGATATCTGACTGTAGACTGCAGTTTAGATCATAAAATATAACCATTTAGaataacatcctggttactttcataacctccgttccctaatggagggaacaagacgttgtgtcgatgtagtgacactaggggtcactcttgggagccccaaacacctctgctttttgaaaaaaggccaatgagaattggcgagtggaatttgcatgccactcccctggacatacgggtataaaaggagctggtatgcaaccactcattcaggttttgggctgaggagccgagaccaggtcccggccatttcagcgggtagttcagtgttgtgtcaagagggacacaacatctcattccctccatcagggaacggaggttacaaaagtaaccaggacgttccctatttgtcactcactcgacgttgtgtcgatgtagtgacactaggggtccctatacaaaacgccacaactagctgaactgtgttacatgaactggcggtgtgtgacggacagactgctgtgtgcctcgtagccagcacaccaggccatcacgtaacctcccccattgctcttatgagcgtcgaacggtccatcaggaacaagtgtCAACTCAAGTCAAGAGAGTGCctgtaaaaggtgcctcccacgatcttgtcaactCCTCAAGCccacgggggcggggcgtggccgtgggtggtgcccgagcccaggaaccaatcgtcgagccacgagggttcaggggagagtggagggttccactctagcccgacgcatgcgtgccgcccgggaaagcatgtccgtcatttccatgtcggcctgggactgggcgaccattcccgaaggaggaagcccagtcgaagcctctgcgtccgactggatgagcccgctctccgatgctgtgcttgataacttgtcttcttcccgggctccgaacgagaggtcgaactcaccctgagacgagccggcaatctCATCCGAGCTCCCGACTGGGGCAAgtgagcatactggggaatgggaggtccatggggggatgcccggcggaggtggtcccattgaggtccccaaatcgcccccagtgctaactggcacggcctcatacccgtaggtagaaggaccgaggcggggagccgctggggtggcttgctttcttacgaatgcaagccgcggccgcaacattgccatggtcatgttctcacaataagGACAAGACCTATCCACAAATGATTTCTCCacatgggcagcacccagacacgtaagacaacgatcgtggccgtcagaagtggagagataatgaccgcaaccaggaataacacacaaccggaaaggcatctttaaaaagacattccgtgtgctgctcttttagaaagaaaatatactctttttagaatatacacttttagttgtttctgccgaagcgcacagggacgttctctgcactccacgggtgcagagggggagaagcgctgaaatgcaccgtagaatccagcagatgaggtgaatgaacttcgcagattaattcagcttcaatgaacagaaccactcggctccgaagagaaaatctgaatgagtggttgcataccagctccttttatacctgtatgtctgggggagtggcatgcaaattccactcgtcaattctcattggccttttttcaaaaaagcagaggtgtttagggctcccaagagtgacccctagtgtcactacattgacacagcgtcgagtgagtgacagatagggaactacagtaTGTATGAAAAAGTTTGTTGAAAATCACAATTCTGTTTCAGTTTCATGTTGTTTTGTCCTCAGACTGTGTCAGCTATTGTGATTCTTCTGAAGCTGTGATCCGATTGGTCATCTCTGCTCTGGTGGGCATGGCTTCTATGGCTGCTATTGTTGTTCTGGTTTATGACATCATCAGATCCAGAAGAATTGAACAGGAGAGATCACAGACGTCACGTATTCTCATGTCTGGACACTAGATGGCGACGTTATTAAACAGCTGGACCCTCAATAACAATATTGTGGCCCTGTTCCAAATG of the Myxocyprinus asiaticus isolate MX2 ecotype Aquarium Trade chromosome 49, UBuf_Myxa_2, whole genome shotgun sequence genome contains:
- the LOC127438045 gene encoding uncharacterized protein LOC127438045; protein product: MLLVLVLLHLISMILYGVFGADTDKVKSVSVMEGDSVTLHTDLTEIQDDDLIEWMFGAQNPDTVIAEIYREANMTFLNMDQFRGRLQMNHKTGDLTIANIRTTDTGLYKVEFIINTMPVKIFNVTVYALPVPVIIRDSSQCSSRSKCVLVCSVVNVTQMTLSWYKGNSLFSSISVSDLNSSLSLPLEVEYQENNIYSCVLNNHIRNQTKHLNITDVCQPCSDCVSYCDSSEAVIRLVISALVGMASMAAIVVLVYDIIRSRRIEQERSQTSRILMSGH